Below is a window of Arabidopsis thaliana chromosome 2, partial sequence DNA.
ATCTAGTCAGCTTGTGAATCCCTCCTCCTGCAGTTAGTGCTTTAGAAGAATCCTTTTGTATTGTTGACTCAAATTCCATGAGACTTGTGTAGATTGAGTCCTTGAGTTTCTTCAGCGATGAGAGGACCAGAGTTTTAACAGCAGCTACTGAGTCAAAGTGGAATATCAGTTCTATGTCTGGTCTAAGGTCAGAGATTGCTGCATAGAGATCCATCAGCCTGAAGATCCTCTCTGGCGATGGTTTTTTCTCCGCAACGAGTTCTGGGAACTTGAAAAGATTGATTCCTGCTTCGTTCACTATCTCGTAAAAGCAAGACTCTCTTATTGTACTTGAAGCAGAGAAGACATGATCACATAGAAGTTTCTCTCCGCGGAGGAGTGTTATGACACCAATCTTTGCAGCTTTGATCCAGTTCTTGATCATATGCTCGAGCACGTCCCAGTCCATTCTGTTGAACCGGGAGATCTTGCACTTTTCGATACCAAGTAAGTGTAGCCCTTCATCTACAATTGACTTTCTGATCAACTTATAGCTCTTTATGCACTCTTTACCATATCCACAGCTGATCATAGTCTCTGCTATGACCTTGAGGTCTGACATCACAAGTGCTGCAGCTTTTTCGACCTTAGTGATCGTTTCACCAGCCTTCTTcagctcatcttcttcttcatcatcagaagatTGCATAACATCTTCAAATTCTGAATTGCTTGAAATGGAGGAGTGACCAGAGACAGATTCAGGATCAAGTTGGTCTCGGTTTGAAGACAGAATCTGGAAGAACTCTTTTTCGAGCCTGGCCATAGCAATCTGCATCAGGTGCTGTGCAAGAACTAGCTTGGCAGATTTTGAGTGCTGAGAGATAAGAAAGTGCATGGCTCTGCGTAAGTCACGGATGCATCTGATGAATTCTTTGGCCTCTCTTCTGCTATGACTAAACAGAGAGATGATCTTTGTGTAGGATGGTGAGTTCGGATCCCATTTCTTGATGATTGATTCTGCGGCCTCAACGGTTTCCTCCATCATCGACTGAGAAAAAGTCTGGTTGAGAGGAGAAGCCGGGAGAGAAGTGAatgaaggaaaagaagaaaggaatgATTTAGGAGAAGAGGTAGAGAAATGAACAGACTTCGGTTTTTTCGACATTGATAAGATTTTACTACTTACTACTCTTCTTTCTGAATATGTTTAATGGAGTCACTTGTGTCTTCTAGTCTCTTGATTGTCTTTGTAAGGTACACTTCAACATTATATAGAGAGATAGTTTCTCAATGTATGAAACCAATGGCCAATACAAAGTTTTGACTGACTTTCTCTATTCATGCaagtttttaatattcaatatataagTAATGTTTCATGTAGTTTCATACTGGTGTAATAGTTGACCCAATacattagttttcttttgtgtttaatCATTTCGATTCTTaatacttcaaaattttcatcaaGTCATTAGATGGAAGAATATATTATAGTTATAGTGGCTTTGAGTCTATTGACTTAGCAAGAATTTCGAAATTCCGGTGATTTATGTTTATCTTAAGTAGGATATGATGTAGATGATTGACGGTTAGAGTGTTACTAAATTATGTGGTGTTGAAcaattcaaatgttttttttacttggaaATATTGAAACCatcattatatataactattaaGCTATTGTTTGACCAACAAGATCAAAGATACGCACTACCTCAGATATTATGTATTTTAcacatgaatatatataatgacaTGATGACAAggtttgaaaatgaaatctacgcataaatatatatacaaatattttgcaGACACGAGTtcattgaaaaagaaaactgtttCTTGCTTACCAAAGTCAATTGTGTATCGATGTAAGCAAGTTCTGCAATAACGCTGACCAGCAATAAGCTATTCTACGTATAGCAACGACCACACACTTCATAACCAAACCTTACCAAACTAAGTGCATAGAAAAAGTTGTTATGTTTGAAAAATGCAAAGGTTTGGTCACTTGGATTTCGGCTCATATGCTTTATCTGTGTGACGAATTTGAAGAATATTCATCCTACAGAACCAAAAGAACTAAAAGGAACATTCAAAAGAATAGAGAATGTGTGAAAACAATTTGGCACAAGAGATTATGCGAAAGTCAACTCTTGCCCTATAAGACAAGTAATCACAAAGtcaaatttctcaaaatttgtctttttctcagaaataaattataaacaacTGATGTTTACATATGTTCaacttcaaatttcaaacacgATTACTTAACAAAACTACGATAGTCTCTGATATATTGCGGATATATATCGCCAGCCCCCACCTCTTCATCTTGGTCTAACAAATCTTAGTGACCAACAAAGTGATTCACACAAGAGGACATATTTTGGTGTatcaattcttcttcttcttctttttggtcaaaatgGTATTATcaattcttcaaaatctcaGATTTTTTACCTAATGATTCTCTATTGGTGTGTAGGTTTCATATCTGTCAACTTATCTTGCAAATCACCGCATCACTTTCGTTTcttttaatatgattttttctcGGGTCAAACATATGTACGCAATTAAAAGTTTTCTAAGAAAGAATCACATTGCCTAGAGTTTACCACTGGTTGAGTAATATGCTAGAGAGAGTCATGTCGCTGCGCGATCGAGTTGGGTTTAGTTGATAAGCAATGAACTGCTCAAGGCAAGATCGAGTTGGAGTGAAGAGTAATGTATAGAGATCACTACCCTAACAAGCTAACCCTCAACTGAGTAATATAAAAGATGCTATGATCCAATAATATAACAATACTGTTTTTCTGAATCAATCTTTCATTAAGATGAGCTTTTAATATCTTTAACAAGGAaggaaaacaaagcaaaaactcACACGAGCtcaaattcaaacacaaaaattgatGTGATCAAGATAAAAGCTTACACCTTAATAGCATACTTCCTTATTGGAAAGtacatttctttcttcttctccctctctGTCTTCAACGATGCCTATTCAAATCAGCCAGCAATTATTCCATTCAGTACAATAAAACACAGGATTTGTTCATCACTTCTCAATATCAATCTGAATCACACTAAAGAATATACAAATACCTGATGCTTAGTGAGTCTCCTCCTGATGGCTCTAGTCTTCTTGGGACGAAGATCAAGAGGCAAaagcttcttgttcttgtatGCCTCTCTCAAAGCAgacttttgtttctgtgagaTCACTGTCAACACCTGAGCAATCGACTTCCTCACCACCTTGCTGAAATCAACATAAAACATAACCCATTTGAGATCAATGTGATTAAAAACCAGTGACCGAACAATCCAACAGTGATATAACTAAGCAAGTAAGCTACTTTATCTATCTATAGAGGATAATGATAGGACCTAGGATACAAAAATTACACTAAACAACTTGCAAAACATAAGCAGAACTTAGGTAATAATATATGTCCATAACAACacataaacataattaaaccTAGCTAAATATGATTACTACATAACCCTGACTAACCACTAACACCAGCAAGATCATAAACAAAGCTATGAAGAAttcagaatccaaaaaaaaaaagagttaaccaaaatcagaaaaatgtAACATTTGATCACACAAAGTGTGTATAGAGGAAACACATACATCTTAGAGAGCTTATTAGGAGCACCTCCAGTGACCTTAGCGACACGAAGGAGAGCAAGCTCTGCCTTAAATTCCTTCAACTGACCCGAAAGATCAGCTTTTGATTTCTCCCTCAGCTCATGAACCTTGATTCTCGCTGTTCAGATTCCATTTCacaatataaaatcaaatctcatAACCTAAACGTACGAAATTGTGTGTTAACAGAGGAAAAAGTTTGAGAATTTAGGCTTACCCATTGCGTCTTCGAGCTCTCTCTAGCGTCCCTTTACTCTTTTGCGGTGTTGTTATAAGAGATTAGAAACCCtagagaaaaatgaagaagaagacggctAAGAGTTAATAATCAGATTTTAGGTTATATTTGGGCTTTGACTGTGAGTATAAAACCCAACACACATCTAATGGGCTGAGTTTTATATCTTATGGGCCAGGGATTATAAAATCCTAGTAGTGAAATCTTGtaccaaaatcatttattaatgcaagaaaatactaaaaaagtGAATAGAGAGTTGTATAATTAGACACGCGCCGATTGaactgttattttttgtttttgaaggagaattatttgatttcaaatataataataacataatttaGCTTTTCAGAataaatttcttctcttttctttttctttttgacatgTCTAATTAGATTGTGAATGAAGGAGTAATCTTAGAAGAAGTTTTGGTTAAAGACGTTATCGTAATCAATAATGTGATGGAAAAGTGTAATTATGAGTCGCGTAATGAACCAACCATACATTTGTCAACAAGTTGATACAAAGACATAAATGCATGTTTATCCATCCCCAAGTTCAATATTCAAAGACTAAATTATGAGCATTTCATAATGACTCAGTATGCCATTTGGTCAAATGAAAAACCAAGCCGGTCAAGCACCAACGGCTGAAACATTCATATTCAAATATGAAAAGTAAAATCTTGGACTCGTTCAATGTTTCTGGTGACGTCATCTACTACGAGGAAAATATCCCAACCAAAACGCAGCGTAATTGCATGGTCCCCTGTTTTTTTGGGGTCGCTTTATTCCTCTGTGACTCCTCtcttttcatcttctataAATCAGACAACAACTAACTCTTTCCCTCTCGCTCTCCGCATAAATCCCTTTGAAACAAGATCATATCTTAACTTTGTATAAAAACAggacaaaaaaacagaggatcatGGTTATGTATGAAGAGGTTAGTGtctttatatatgtttccAAGCTCATGTAGAGCTCTGTGACTGTAGAAAAGTGATAGttattcctttctttttttgatccTATAATCTCGATCTAGCAGAATCATTCTATTAGGTCTAATGcaagtgtgtgtgttttttcttttggcaggATTTTGTGTTGAACTCACGAGGCATGAAGTTGTTCACTTGTGTATGGAAACCAGTGAAGCAAGAACCAAAGGCATTGCTCTTCCTCTGCCATGGCTACGCTATGGAGTCCAGCATCACCATGAACAGTTCAGTcagatattaaaatatttactaaCGTTGATcaaattgttattatatttagtTATGTACTAACGACATAACGAATTATATGGGATTAATCAGGCGCAGCCACGAGGTTAGCCAATGCCGGTTTTGCCGTATATGGAATGGACTATGAAGGACATGGAAAATCTGAGGGTCTAAATGGTTACATCAGTAACTTTGATGATCTCGTTGATGATGTCTCTAATCATTATTCTACAATTTGTGGTAATTCTCTTAGAAACCCCTTAATTTGATATGTGTTTAGATTTTCATTAATATACTAAAAGAAAtggtaaaaataatttgtagaGAGGGAAGAGAACAAGGGGAAGATGAGGTTCCTACTTGGAGAATCCATGGGAGGAGCAGTTGTGTTGCTCTTAGCCAGAAAGAAGCCTGATTTTTGGGACGGTGCCGTTTTGGTAGCACCCATGTGTAAGGTTAGTAATCTCTTTTTtcagttaattatttttagttatcttTAGTCTTGCATTATTTATTGGTGTTTTAAGAACCCAAAATTATTTCATAGTTTTCATTTAATTTCAATGATGGTTTAAGAATCAGATAAAAAGTCCaaatcaaaaacgaaaaatagtTTCTTAAAGTGGGACTAATccatatttttcaataatgtTCTCTACTTATTGGATTGGTAATAAATGCCCTTAGATAATACAGAAAAATGGTTCAATCACTCTTCATTAGTCATTTGTCTCatagtttctatatatacacaactACTTGTTACAACCAAATACCAGTATATATACCACTAATTAAACAAGTAATCAAAACTCAATTATCGAAATGATTATATCAACTACCGAAAGTCCCACAGAGataatcaaaatgttttgtttatcaactAATACAATGAATGTTGTTATGGACAGTTAGCAGACGAGATAAAGCCACATCCAGTAGTGATCTCAATCCTTATCAAGTTAGCCAAGTTTATTCCAACGTGGAAAATAGTTCCAGGAAATGATATTATTGACATTGCAATTAAAGAACCTCACATCAGAAATCAGGTGAGTGATACTGATCTAAGACGCCAAATTTTACTTGTAATATCAGCTTGTTATTAaccatatatacatatgattTATGTGAATTTTACAGGTGAGGGAGAACAAGTATTGCTATAAAGGCCGGCCTCGCCTCAACACCGCCTACCAACTCTTGTTGGTTAGCTTAGATCTTGAGAAGAATCTTCACCaggttctaatttttttagaCATATTTATGGATATGTATATTTGGTTatataatgaagaaaacattttacaaaccttgtttattaattagttatatatatatggcttTTGAACTAGGTATCAATTCCTTTCATTGTTCTTCACGGAGAAGATGATAAAGTGACGGATAAAAGCATAAGCAAAATGTTATACGAAGTGGCTTCAAGCTCGGACAAGACATTCAAGCTGTACCCCAAAATGTGGCATGCTTTGTTGTATGGGGAAACTAATGAAAATTCAGAAATTGTGTTTGGTGATATCATAAACTGGTTGGAAGATAGAGCCACAGATTCGAACGGAGGGTTAGAGAGTCAGCTAAAACATAAGCATGATGGATTCTTGAAGCATAAATAAGTGAACGATAGCATTGTTTATGTACCCTTTTTTTTGCAGCGGTTTATGTACTTGTGTAgtcctatatttttttttttggcaaactTGTAGTCCTATACTTTACCTACGAAGTTACTTGTGAAATAAGTAGTgaagtattttatatttacGGAAAATCTCTAATCCGTAGCACAACAACTCATTAACAAACCTCAAAAACCACAGAAATTTGTAGATAGCACAGATTCAAGGTCTATGCATAGTTAACCGATTTAATTACTTTTGGaccaaaaattcaataaatgTGACGCCGTAGTTCTGAAACCATTTACAAATTTAGAGAAactaacaataaaaaatatatttgacaccacatatttttttagagaaatTGACTAATAAAGCCAGAAACATTTGCTCACATCATGACTATTCTAAGttgtaattttgaaatttaatttaaaagaaccACTAACCATTTAACAATTTCGGCGGAAAGGTATCAAACTCGGCTAAAATAGAAGTGAAAGTTTAATGCATGAATATGCTACGAAATTGTGCCAGTTTGctatattgtaatttgtaaatgGATTCATGTAATTTGCCCATGTGCACTTATGGAATATGGTAAGTACATTAACGACTTTTTGTCAAATAGAATGATCTTATCCATATGAACTTAACTACTTTTCTAATTATAtaactcaaaagtcaaaactatTTCACTGACTACACTTATCCTATCTTAAATTCCATGTACACTTTTCGGAAACTACTTGTTTGATTTACTAATTAGTGTTCGAGAGTTAggaattaatttaaaaaatttcgtAAGGTAGGgtatattttgtattattttgaaagttgaaggggtgaaatgaaaacaaagaagggGAAAGTCATGTATATTATTAAGTTGTCAGGGTCAAACGATCAAGCAGAACTCTACAATTCTTCTATATACTTTCTCAACTCTTGTCTCCAAGATTgcatgagagaaaaaaaaaaagtgattgaAATCAATCTCTTGTGACGTAATGGTTAGTTGATTAacaatctctttttcttagaTTAGGTTTAAACCTAAAagtgtattttttctttcaaatttctcGTAATGAATTGGTTTTGGTGTGCAGGCGATTGAAACAGAGGACATCAAGTACGAAGAGGtgtgtatttatatatgtatgcaaCGCATATATAGAAAAGGCTGGCGATTGATtgatgattatatatttatgtgcAGAGTTTCATAAAGAACACTCGAGGATTTAAGTTGTTCACATGCAGATGGCTACCAACAAACAGAGAGCCAAGGGCTTTAGTTTTCCTTTGCCATGGATATGGCATGGAATGCAGTATCACCATGAATAGTTGAGATCAACCCACTTCacaaattctatatattataatttttttatttttttttacatttttacatcTAGCTTTTATCTGAGACAAGGAAATAGCTAATACCGCTTAATTAATCTGGTCTAAGATCCAATTCTTAGTTAccacaacaataaaaaaataaaataacgtTCAAGGTGAATATGATTGGATTAGGTACTGCTAGAAGGCTTGTGAAGGCAGGATTTGCGGTATATGGAATGGATTATGAAGGACATGGAAAATCTGATGGGCTTAGCGCTTATATCTCAAACTTTGATCGTCTTGTTGATGATGTCTCAACTCACTACACAGCTATTTGCGGTAACGTTGACTTTGTGATGGTAAAAGTCAACttattgattgatatttttgtgtGACAAAAAAACGTTGTAATggaaaaaactatataattggTGAATCCATATGAATTTTCTTGGTCGAACGTGCGATGATGCAAGCAGCTGATAATGAATATCTTGAAAgttgtttttctatttgacATATACTTAATTATCTCTTGGAATGCAAAATTGAAATAGAGAGGGAAGAAAACAAGTGGAAGATGAGGTTTATGTTAGGAGAGTCAATGGGAGGAGCAGTTGTTTTGTTGCTAGGCAGGAAGAACCCTGACTTTTGGGATGGAGCTATCTTGGTCGCTCCAATGTGTAAGGTATTTCACTATTTCTCATCttcttaaaagtttttagttacctaatatatattattgttagGCTcgttaatttataatatgtaattgaaattaaacaataacTAACCGAATATCTATACACATTTTCTATACTACGAGTAAAATAAGTCGAGCAGAAATAAATCGTGTGGTAGCTAAAAAACTAATGGCAAACTTTGTTCGGAGGTAAACTCTTATGTCATGAGCAAGATGTAGTTTTACCCACTATTCTAcaagaaacaatcaaatggAAAAGTCTCAGTTGTCACATGGATATATGATCATTGCAAATTATGACTATGTTGTAGCTGGCCTTTATTCAtacacaaagaagaaacatatgtataattataaaaatcaaGTGTTTGGAATTTGTTGTAGCTGGCTTAGAATAATGAGAGATCATGTTGTAGTTGATTTGAAACTcagtcaactttttttttttaatcattatatACCGTTTCGAATCCGTTAAAGTATCAATCCAAATTACTAGATTTTAGAAATGATAGTTTATCTATCATTGATATCCATGTTTATAGTATCTACATATGTAGTCAGCTATGCAACTAATAATGcgtattttcttatataatagGTAATTTTATAGAGTGATGTAAATTAAATGCATATAAATGAAACATTTGTTTGTCAGTGAAGAAATATTGTAAATGtggaatatatatacatttgtcACAGATCGCAGAAGAAATGAAGCCAagtccttttgttatttcgATATTAACAAAGCTTATTTCGATTATACCCAAATGGAAAATCATTCCTAGTCAAGATATCATCGAGATTTCATATAAAGAGCCAGAAATTAGAAAACAGGTATGTTTCTATATAACATTTAGTAATCAAAAATGATTAGTTTATCAAAAATCTGTGTAAGAAACTGATCAATATGcttgatttaatttttgtacattttgcTATATACGACTAATTAAGGTTAGAGAAAATCCTTTATGCTCGAAAGGACGACCACGCTTGAAAACTGCGTATGAGCTCTTAAGGATCAGCAACGACTTGGAGAAGAGACTTCAAGAGGTAAATTATAAGtgattacatatatatatatatatccaagaTTTCCATAAATGCATATGATATTCAGATTGGACTCAAATAGTGGTAATTAAGATTCTAacgttagattttttttgtctctgtaaaatataaatcatcCGATCGAGAACTAATGCACATAATGATGATAATAGGTTTCATTGCCGTTTTTGGTATTACAcggagatgatgataaagtAACAGATAAAGCAGTGAGCCAAGAACTGTACAAGGTTGCGTTGAGCGCTGACAAGACCTTAAAGTTGTACCCTGGGATGTGGCACGGTTTGCTCACCGGCGAGACACCAGAGAACATCGAAATTGTCTTTGCCGACGTCATCAGTTGGTTGGAAAAAAGAAGTGATTATGGAAATGATAGGTTTGAGTCAGAGCTTAAACAGCGTAATGATCGTTTAAATTTCAAGAAATAGTCGTTTGACTTATTTTTTACAcataaaagtgttttaatGAAATTCTGGTGTTTTGCATTTTGATGTTTAACGTTGCTATTGTGAAttgtactatatattttaagaaaacttataCTATAGTCCAATAATATTTCCTAAATAGtccaacaaaataaagaaaaagttttcatCATCTAgtatgattttaaaatgagATTTGATATAACATAGCCAATAAGACTCCAGAGGAAACTCTCTGATTCGGCTTGGTTTGGCTAATGTTTTTAGACGCAACGATTTACTTAGATCTAGAACCATCAGATTAACAACATAAAACAACTTTAAGCTTTCGAGAAACGGAAAACCACAAAGATTCTTAGCAAAGAATTCATCAATGTAAAGAACATTgtctaaaatattttggtatagAGGTGAAAACTCATAATCTTGGGAAGCTTGTATCgagctagggttttgtttaTCGTATCAGCCTTCAGTCCCCTATACAAAGTTCCTGGTCCATCAAAGTATATGTAAGGTGTGTCAGACCATACATGCCTCCATCGTGTGGACAAGACTGAAGTTCTGATAGCTAAATTGGTCGGAAGAGAGGAGAGGATTTGTTGGAGGATCACATCAGGAAGCGAGCTGATTGAGTCTATATTTTCACTTGCATCTCTTGCTAGTTTGACATCTCTGTAGTGATGATGAGCGTAGCAGTCACCGGCGGTGGCACCGTCTCCGTTTCCGCCGTCGTCTGCCTCTGCCATTACGTTATCAACCACCGATTGTAAACCTAGATATTTGTTTGCAATGACATagctttttgagtttttgggtTTATCACAAAGCCCAgctatatatatccaaaatattttaaaaagccCATTACTAAACACGCacaacttttttcttgtccGGAACTCAAAATATGTATGTACTTAACAACTTAAtctgtgaaaaaaaaaaaaaaaaaatgtactaCCAACTTAGTCATGTTGAtgtgatcatcttcttcttggattGATATTACTAGTTGCAGAAAGTGACAATTTGATctattagaaaataattgcTTATACTacacatttgttttctttcgtAACAGATTGGTGGGATCTTTAAGAATGTATCGTCATGATTCTGATTTTATAGAAGAACAACTTTATTTAAGATGTGCTTACATATTCTGCGAAAAAACCGGCATGTTGAATGGTTTTAGTCTCTCTGAACCGACAacaagttttgtaatttttaattttatcttaCAGTCGTCACTTGAATCTTGATCGCCAATTTTTACATacttgagaagaaaaatatttaaaaagcCAACCGATTTATTCGTCAAAGCCTCAAAGGCTACAGATTTTTTTAGCCAACGAGCAAATGATATGCACACGCGGATATGGGGgatccaaaaattaaaatatttgttggtgTAACTTTGAAGCATTGACTTAAAAAATAGTGGTTTTATCATATGAAATTAAACACTTAAAAATTTTTGTGGAAGTTGATACGGGAtcacaattttacaaaaacaaatagttaGTCAACGGAGTATAACTTAGTTTTACGTCTAATATTGTTAGAGTTGACATTTTATAACATGTTAAGTAGTAGAAATTGTAGATTTGACTTTCTAGATTCTTCATTTGATGGTTCTTATGATCGTTCGTTTATAAATTTGTACTACAGAAACGATTAATCTAACATTATTTTACGATGAAGAACTAAAATTTGAACATATAGTGTCACTaggaaaaaagattgattttcaCCTTAACATCTCCAAACGTAGTAAGTAGATGTGAGTTTGATTTGCTAAATcctaaatgaaaaaaaactaacaaaacacAGTCAAACGTGAAAGAATTTTTGAGGGGGTGTTTCTGATAAATTTACGACTTAAGGTACTagtttaatgttattttgaaagtttaggGGGTGGTTTTGAAACGTCGCCAAACTTGAATTGCCACTTGTCAGGgaatattttatcattttaaaaagaagtaacaaaaaaaacgtgtTGCCGTGTAGAGGGGTGCGAGGAGAATCTGTTAAATCGTCGCTATCAAACAA
It encodes the following:
- the EXO70H2 gene encoding exocyst subunit exo70 family protein H2 (exocyst subunit exo70 family protein H2 (EXO70H2); INVOLVED IN: exocytosis, vesicle docking involved in exocytosis; LOCATED IN: exocyst; EXPRESSED IN: leaf apex, hypocotyl, root, stamen; EXPRESSED DURING: 4 anthesis; CONTAINS InterPro DOMAIN/s: Exo70 exocyst complex subunit (InterPro:IPR004140); BEST Arabidopsis thaliana protein match is: exocyst subunit exo70 family protein H1 (TAIR:AT3G55150.1); Has 836 Blast hits to 829 proteins in 101 species: Archae - 0; Bacteria - 0; Metazoa - 139; Fungi - 44; Plants - 635; Viruses - 0; Other Eukaryotes - 18 (source: NCBI BLink).) — protein: MSKKPKSVHFSTSSPKSFLSSFPSFTSLPASPLNQTFSQSMMEETVEAAESIIKKWDPNSPSYTKIISLFSHSRREAKEFIRCIRDLRRAMHFLISQHSKSAKLVLAQHLMQIAMARLEKEFFQILSSNRDQLDPESVSGHSSISSNSEFEDVMQSSDDEEEDELKKAGETITKVEKAAALVMSDLKVIAETMISCGYGKECIKSYKLIRKSIVDEGLHLLGIEKCKISRFNRMDWDVLEHMIKNWIKAAKIGVITLLRGEKLLCDHVFSASSTIRESCFYEIVNEAGINLFKFPELVAEKKPSPERIFRLMDLYAAISDLRPDIELIFHFDSVAAVKTLVLSSLKKLKDSIYTSLMEFESTIQKDSSKALTAGGGIHKLTRSTMSFISSLSEYSRVLSEILAEHPLKKNTRMLESYFTAPILEDEHNNHAVSVHLAWLILIFLCKLDIKAESYKDVSLSYLFLVNNIQFVVDTVRSTHLRNLLGDDWLTKHEAKLRSYAANYEIAAWANVYISLPEKTSSRLSPEEAKTHFKRFHAVFEEAYMKQSSCVITDAKLRNELKVSIAKKIVPEYREFYGKYLPTLSKERNIEMLVSFKPDNLENYLSDLFHGTPILSGSSSSSSSLSSSSCISLGCVRN
- a CDS encoding Ribosomal L29 family protein (Ribosomal L29 family protein; FUNCTIONS IN: structural constituent of ribosome; INVOLVED IN: translation, ribosome biogenesis; LOCATED IN: cytosolic ribosome, ribosome, cytosolic large ribosomal subunit; EXPRESSED IN: 22 plant structures; EXPRESSED DURING: 13 growth stages; CONTAINS InterPro DOMAIN/s: Ribosomal protein L29 (InterPro:IPR001854), Ribosomal protein L29, conserved site (InterPro:IPR018254); BEST Arabidopsis thaliana protein match is: Ribosomal L29 family protein (TAIR:AT5G02610.1); Has 1205 Blast hits to 1205 proteins in 485 species: Archae - 136; Bacteria - 319; Metazoa - 302; Fungi - 146; Plants - 143; Viruses - 0; Other Eukaryotes - 159 (source: NCBI BLink).), yielding MARIKVHELREKSKADLSGQLKEFKAELALLRVAKVTGGAPNKLSKIKVVRKSIAQVLTVISQKQKSALREAYKNKKLLPLDLRPKKTRAIRRRLTKHQASLKTEREKKKEMYFPIRKYAIKV
- a CDS encoding alpha/beta-Hydrolases superfamily protein (alpha/beta-Hydrolases superfamily protein; BEST Arabidopsis thaliana protein match is: alpha/beta-Hydrolases superfamily protein (TAIR:AT3G55180.1); Has 4815 Blast hits to 4811 proteins in 1490 species: Archae - 34; Bacteria - 3394; Metazoa - 137; Fungi - 136; Plants - 554; Viruses - 35; Other Eukaryotes - 525 (source: NCBI BLink).), with translation MVMYEEDFVLNSRGMKLFTCVWKPVKQEPKALLFLCHGYAMESSITMNSAATRLANAGFAVYGMDYEGHGKSEGLNGYISNFDDLVDDVSNHYSTICEREENKGKMRFLLGESMGGAVVLLLARKKPDFWDGAVLVAPMCKLADEIKPHPVVISILIKLAKFIPTWKIVPGNDIIDIAIKEPHIRNQVRENKYCYKGRPRLNTAYQLLLVSLDLEKNLHQVSIPFIVLHGEDDKVTDKSISKMLYEVASSSDKTFKLYPKMWHALLYGETNENSEIVFGDIINWLEDRATDSNGGLESQLKHKHDGFLKHK
- a CDS encoding alpha/beta-Hydrolases superfamily protein gives rise to the protein MVMYEEDFVLNSRGMKLFTCVWKPVKQEPKALLFLCHGYAMESSITMNSAATRLANAGFAVYGMDYEGHGKSEGLNGYISNFDDLVDDVSNHYSTICEREENKGKMRFLLGESMGGAVVLLLARKKPDFWDGAVLVAPMCKLADEIKPHPVVISILIKLAKFIPTWKIVPGNDIIDIAIKEPHIRNQVRENKYCYKGRPRLNTAYQLLLVSLDLEKNLHQVLIFLDIFMDMYIWLYNEENILQTLFIN